The Dreissena polymorpha isolate Duluth1 chromosome 2, UMN_Dpol_1.0, whole genome shotgun sequence nucleotide sequence acactttttgaTGTCCCTCAAGAATGTTTACAGCTCATGTTTATGCAACTTTGCCTACATACCGGATAGTGtctttcattttcaaaaatacagCTTGTTAAAACATCCTTTAGGAATGTGTGATCTCCTGATACTCTCCTTGACCGCTTGACTATTTGAAAGCGCGCATGCAATTGTATAGTTGAATTGAAACGTACTGCTtgtaatgaaaaatataaaaggtAATAACTGTTTTACTGCGTTGTAAACAGTTTAAACGTTTCATGGGTAGCAAAGGAACTAATAACAtgtaatatacaaacatgtaccTAAACTTAAATACTTCCTCTTgttcttcaaatcaaaataaaagaGCTTTAATACACTGAGTCATCttcaaataattgtatcaatctaaataaGTATATTCCATACTATAACATAAATCGCACATCTACTTTCTTCTGGAAAAGGCTGTTCCTGCAtggtttattatattttaacgcAATCATGGAACTATTATTATACATTAAGTTCAAGTTATCATTTAGTGTGGGTTTCTTACATCAAGATAACATAAAACTTGTTGTTATATGTATGGCTTATATGAATTTTTAATTGCAGGTTACCAGCAGATATATTGGAGGCTTTTCtgacgcaacacttttcaaactttaatatctctCTTATAAGTATAGGTTTTCATTCAAAAGTGTAGATGTGATAATTTGACTAGACTtggtgcaagctaacgataataTCATTCATCCGTGATAATAGAACGCTTTATCACGTGGGGTGTGTAGCATGCAATTTTCCAAAATTCGCAGCTGCGCTTCTGAATACTCGCATGAgccatatatgtttttttaattgatttaatgtTTTCCTGGAGGACGAATACACTTAGAATTATGAAATCGAAATTAATTTATAGTAATATATTgtgtttcaccatttccacgtgcgaAAAGACGAAACTATACGCACCACACGTGCTTATGCGTTCAATCGTCACGAATGAATAATTTTATCATGAGCTTGCTCAGAAATTAGTCAAATAATCACATTATAGATTTTAAATCAACATCTTAACTCTTAAcagagatatttaagtttgaaaagtgttgcgttagaaaagtctccaagcgGTTAAGGCATGGACAATGTCGAtcttgaaaatgtgtgtatgtgtttgGTTATATAGGTGAAGCAAGTTCAAAGCCGTTGTAATTGTGTTATTTGTATGGTTAGTATTAACCCCAAGGAACAAGAATAGTTAATACTATCAGAGCCATGTACTGTATTGAATACTTGGGTTTTGTAGTATCGAACTTTAGTAATGTACATCGTGAACGTGTTTATCTTAGTTCTTTATGTTGTAATACACATAGAGGTCTTTCACTAAACAATTTTCTAATGCGATTTTATAAGAGGCTATATCTCGCAGGAATATAGCCATTTTATTTGTCAGGTTGTTATATTGCTTCCAGTCAAATTGTTAAAAGTCAGGCGTGAACAATTATCTGCCTGCAGCGAATATTTTTACACGGTTCCCGACACTTATCATAAAACCTTGATGAGCAAAGTTCATTACCCTAATATATTGCTAATGCGTACAGGAGTCCCTTATGTCTCATCCATAGCGAGATAAGTTCAGCGGTTGATTTCCCAGCGCTCTTCAAATATCTATATACTAAAAATGATATTCGTTAATAACATTAATGCACATatataatgaaaaacaaaaatggacCTGTGAGCTTGGTAATGAGTAATTGCATATGTAAATGCACACATACACAATTTGTGTAAAATATACAGAACAATACGTGTTGCATTATGAAATAATCCATTATATGATTAGACAACGTTTATGCCAAACAATGGATGTTTTCCTCGACAAGGTTGAAGCAAAAAAGTGAATAATACTTATCGTTAATgcgattttgttttataaatatgaacaaaacaagaCACGCATTATTATTTTTCAGTAGACAGGTTGAAATCAAATATCGCATCTACACTTTAAGACGGTATAGACGATTAAAtattacatatcgttactataagaAGTAACAAATTTTCATCGCGACCGTTATTTGCATCTTGCGAACAAATATGATCATATTTGCAAATGGGCCGTTTTTCTATATCTGAACAAAATTACGTCCACAGCAGGTCATAgtcaaaagtgaaaaataaaattaagccaCAAAGCAACGAAATAAtcgaaaataaagaaaattaaatgtAACATACAATGGAAGTTCATATATCGATTGCAAATGGAACTGTTCTGTAAATGATATTGATTACACAGTGTTTTTTACCGAAAGGGAAATGGTGGCGGGACCCTTTCAAATGAGGAAAAACgtctttttttcgaaaaaaagagAAATCTCCCCAGACTATCCATTGCTCCCTCCTTTAGTTCGATCCTGGATGGTGTGCAGAGATTGTTCATCAGGCTGAACAGTTTTTAATAACAGTTAATAAAAGTTATGATACTCTGAAAAAAACTTTAGCTTTCAACAAAAACAATGAAACTCAAACAAGGATAAAACATAAAAGAACAAATTAAGCCCTAGCTCATACTTCATCAAAGTACAACTGTTAAAGAAATTTATGAAATTGCTCAAGCTATGCTGATTCACTGACTCTTGGTAACGTTGTAGTCCTGTGCCGCTAAAACTCATGAATTATATATGATGACATTTGCGATTTACGACAATCAGCCTCAGGAATAGAACAATAtgtttaaattcaattaattatCGTATGACTTTTTGAAAAGATGAGAGATTTGTTTTGTGTTCATTGAGGTTGGTCATCAAACCAATCAAATTTCCAATATCCGCAACCCATCGAGTTCGTTAATTTCTTCAGGGACAAGCTAACTCCCATAAAAGTCAGCCGAATGTGTACTAACATATAAAGTAGTCCGGTTCTAGCATCATACGAAAGAGGTAAAGCTAGTAGTGAAGTTTCTCGTATATCTATTTCATTATTGAATACAAGGTTAAGTGGTTGTTAAAAATGGATGGATACAAAAAAGGCCATATGAATAGCACACATGTTATTATTACATGATCGGAAGGTGGAGCTCATAATTAAGAATCtattgtttgtgtttaattaGCTTTTTAAAATACCTCAAGGTGAGATTCTCAGTGGATTTAGAGTAAGTTATCACAGAGTATTAAAACATCGGTTAACCTAAAGAACAGTTGTAtttagaaatatcaaatttaacttaTATTACAGTGCATCTATACAAGTTTTGAGTTTCTTTtcaaacatatatcaatataagaGAACATTAATTTTTCTGAAACTGTTAATTCTGTTGGgaaaaaaacgtttacaaaaatgaaaaacaCAACTCCCTCACCTCGAGACGGCTATGACATCGCGCTATACGGGATATCCGACGGTACATTCTACGGGATCCACATTCCCGCAATAATATGTATCGTCACGAGCTTCACGTGCGCAGTCGTAACCCTTGTTCTGTCCTTCTGGAGCAAGAGTTACCGAACGTTTTTCTCGAGTTGGTCAAAAAGTGACAGGTTTGTGGTCTACATGGCTATGTGTGATGGACTGTTCAATATGTCCCACTTTTCTGACCACATGCACATATTGATTGCAAGAAGCCATGTTTACCCTAGAGGTCTGTGTAAATTCTATGGATTCATGTTAGTAGAATTTACCTCTGCACAGGTGATGCTGGTGAACATTATTGcaataaatgcttttgttttaataAGAACGGACAAAAAAATCAAGTTTGGAACGAGAGACTGGCGTCTCCTGTTGTGGACATTCGGCGCTCCGTTTGTCGGTGCAACAATAGCTGCAGGACTTGAACAGTTTGGTCCAAACGGAACATCGTAAGTaggaaataataaacatattccAAATTTTTTATATACGAAAAATTCGTcctgcttttatttatttatacttttcTTTTTCAAGCTGTTACTTTGATGCAGTGAAAGGCAGTACAGCCCAGATGTGGTTCACCACTGTACCTATACTTCTCATCTTTTCTACTAACGCCGTTCTCTACTTTCTGACATGGCTCAGAATACGTCAGGAGACAGAAATAATAATGCAATCACTTGGAAACCAGTGCACTTCTAGAAAGGCCAGTATACGTGCGGCCCAGACCATGTTGCTGTTTGTGGTGGCCTTCTTCATCCAGTGGGGGGCTTTGAGCCTCTTTGGACTATGGAACATAATTACGGCAAAGGTCCCACAGCCATTATATTTCATTGTTGTCATACTTTCAAACATTGGAGGTAAACAATATATTTAGctaatttttaaataaagtatcaatcgTTTGATTTCTTACGGTTATTTCGTGAAATTTTGTACTATTAATGCCATGTTGCAACTACAGAGATCGAAATTTAATAAGTATCTACGttgtattattgttttcttattgaATATAAGCGAAATGCTCATATACGAATATTGACTTCAAATGCTtgtttgttgtcattttaattaACTTGATACGTTATTTATACCATATTTATTGTATCGTTGGTTTCTGTTTGTAGGTGTCCTAAACCTCGTTGTTTTCTTGATTATACGACGCCGACAGCATGGGACTGGAAAGTCCGACAAAAAGATCAACACTCCTGACACCAATAGTTCTACCTCGCGGTTGTAGACGAAGACCAAACTTATGACCAACCCTTTATCAGACGCACTTTTCAAAAGTTTGAATTAGAAtaggatttgtttgtttttgcgtTCGACCAGAAGGAGTCCGTTGCTTGTTTGTCCATGGATAAATAGGTTACATAAACATTCTGAAAACTTGGCTTTGTAAGCAGAAACTGCAATTTAACTTGTCAAGTGAATCCCTATGTACAATTTAATACCGATCAAACCGATACAGGTACTGTTTGTTAAGGTATTAATTTGTGTTTGGGATTTCTAGTTATGTCATTtcgattaaaaaacaacacacatacatgattgtaaatttgtttcaaattattCATTCAGGGATAAATTAACAAGATAGTTATTTAAACACCAATTGATGTAATTTTCTCTCTGAAATGTACTATATTGAATACAAATCCAATTAAAATTGTGATAATTTTACAGGATAAGTGCAATTGAAGTACTTTGAAAAAGAAATATTGAATTGGCAAAAATTTAGATGTGTGAAGTTGGCTGTAAGATGTCAGATCTTCATCAGATGTTCAAATCAGGAAGCACAGCTATGCACAAGATATTCAACAGATGTTCAAAAAAGCATGGATATGCGCTAGATCTTCATCAGATTTTTAAAACAGAATGCATAAATATGAGCTAGTCCCTAatcatatgtttaaaaataagacATAAATATGCATCAGATCTTAACTAGATGGGCAAAACGAAGTGCATAGCGATGTGTTAGGTCTTGATCAGATGTTAAAGAGAATTCATCGATATGCACCAGATCTTCATCAGATGTGCATAGGAGAATGTACAGATATGCGCTAAAACTTCATCAGACGTTCATATCAGAATGCACAGCTAGGCGCTACATCTTCATCATATGAGCAAATATTAATGCAGACACATTCATAATTTCAGATGTACTACAACGCGAACGACGTTCCGATGCTATTCGAAGCATGTTTTAATCTATttccaatttaaataaaatcgaATCCATCCAAATGTGCTGTTTATCTGCATGTTAATTATTGTGTGCTGTTTTGATGATTGCTGTATTAATTGTATGCAAGTTGATGACGTTTTGCTGTTATTCGCTCTTATTCTTATAAAACGCAACACAGATGGTTAAGGTAaagatgtaaatttaaatatgatCAGTGTCAGCTTAATGTGATATGAGGAATACTTTTCGAAAGTATTGCTCATAGTCAGGATATGCTGTGTGGCTATATAAGTACATGCACATCGCTTTAGTCGATTTTACTTTCACTGAACATTGatgtgaatgtttgtgtttgtttgcaaAAGTTCGTGTTATCTGTAAATATactcatagtagtagtagtagtagtagtagtagtagtagtagtagtagtagtagtagtagtagtagtagtagtagtagtagtagtagtagtagtagtagtagtagtagtagtatataatttataatactaataattataatatataatatatataatataattcaaaCAATAGTTTTCAAGGTCATTTAACATAAGTTGGGCTGATTTGGGTGAAGTCGAAAATAGGACTTGATCATCGGGTTAAGACAATGAAAAGAATTTTATATCGTTGATCGAAATGATTCCttcaatattataattaatattttcattaatgtcattgacGAACATCATGAATAGAAAGCTTGAGCACGGGTCGCCTTGTTTAACACCAGAGTATGAATTGATGTATTCGGATATGTTATTGTTTAGCCTGACGGCTGATTTTACTGATGAATACATGGCTTTGAGTGCAGAAACCATTTTAGAGCGTATGTGTGCGTTAATTAGCTTTTGCCATAGTAATGCACGATTTATACTGTCCTagcataatcaataaaaacgCAATATAATTTTTGACCAAAGCTTAAGACTTTGTTGAGTATACTGTTCAATATAAAGATACGGTCGACTGTGCTCTTTCCTTTTTGGTAACCAAATTGGAAGtcagatataattttattttcatcacaccATTTGGTCAGTCTGTTTAAAAGAATCTGAGAATATATCTTTGATAAGATATTATTTAGTGTTATTCCGCGATAATTTTTTGCATCGCTCGGGTCTCcgcctttaaatattggtgttATGTAACCAATTCCCCAGCTCTCAGGATATTGTGCAGTATCAAAAATGTTGTTGAAAATAGTTGTGAGGTACGGTTTAATAGAattatatgctgttttaattttttcagctgaAATATTATCGGGTCCACTAGATTTGCCATTATTTTGTTTGAACACTGCCTAATATATTTCCGACTCTGAAATTGGCGAATCCAGATTGTCATGTTCGGTTTATGGTCCATTTGAATTCTGtgcatttatttcattatctatATTATCACATGGAACTTTTCCGATTAagtcatttaaattattaaacatttcgTTCATGTGCGCTTGATCAATATTTTATTATACggtttattgcattttttaagtgttttccaaAAGGTTTTTTGgttgtgtttttgcaatgttAGATAACCGCGTGCTTTCATTCATCTTATGTCTTTATTTTGCTTTTCTTCGAACAGCGTTAAATTTTGTTCTATTATGTACAAATTGTTGTCTGTTTGAGTTGGACTTTtcttattaaagttattttttgcGTTATGGAAGTTGCATTTTGCAGTTCTACAATTATTATCAAACCATTCTGGCGCTTTTTGATgtgattttttattgatttaaattgtaaattttgGTTAATTTGCCATCTGCTCGTTCTCGGCCGGCTAAGTGTTGTTTGGTCCGTTTTTTCGAGTGTGATCCTCGTTTGCTGTATTCCAACGCCGTGGTGTAAAGCCCATAAATCGTAGTTTTTGTCAATTGAAGCTTTGCGTACGATTTCGCGGTCTGCGTAGTGGTGGAATTTAGCCACGATTGGCCTCGTCTTCCCAGGTGTAGCTTTTCCAATACGGTGGACTCTATCGAGTTCGATATTTTTGTCAACCTGCAGTACATCTTTGATTAATTTCTGAACGAACTCTTCACAATTTTCTTAATTTGATGATGTTTCTTTAATCCCATGAAATAGTAGATTTTCTCTTAAACTGTGAAATTCTTATTGGTCAGTGGATTCTTCTATTTGATATATTTTCGCTTGATAATTTTGGATagtgttttcaaatttagttgATTTTTCATTGAACATTCTAATCTGCTCTTccgatttttttcatttttgattttgtttcttcAAACTGTTCATTTATACAGTTGAAGCTGGTTTCCATTATTCTTAATTGGATTTCCAGTTGCTCTACTTTGAGGGTGATTTTGTTGACTGATTCTTCGATTTTGTCTATTTATGATACTTgctgtttgatttattttatatcgTCTATCAATCCTGCGGCCCACGGCGGGGGGTTCATGGTGTTTTGaaatggttgacatggttgattGAGGCTGCTCAATTGGTTAAACGTGGATTCCCACTGCCGATCTGATCAACTCCATCATcccgatcatcccgatcaccaaaATTTCCCGatcaaacccgaccaagctcgactaaaaagggtatacacgacttcttctcgacctcttgtcgataacacacgacccccacacgactcattcacgacgtccactcaaccatctttccgatttccgctcgatcatctcgacctttacaagagccctatacgatctcagctcgaccaagtggacctcagctcgatcgcctacagatcttcacacgaccagatcgtgatggtcgtacaaAGTCGTACAAAGTCGCGAACGGTCGTGTATTGAAACTTTGAGAATAAAAACTTCAACTAGTGTTGTTCCCTAATCACTTTAATCATCATGGATTTGTTTTACTAGTTTTAGCAGTATCAGTCGCCTTTTTGCCATTTTTTGGCATCTTTGGATGTTTACTCGTCCGATTCTAAGAAGGTTATGAGATACAAGCACGACGTTTTGCACGTGAGTTTTGTTTTAGTGACATGAGCTTGTGTATGGTCGACAAGCAATCGGGAaatgatcgtgtacggtcgagtagccgtcgggtagcagtctggTAAATtggtacatcaaatcgaatagaggtcgagtgtaTCGTGTTGCGATCAAAAAATAACGCGGgaagaggtcgagcggatcgggtatagatcgtgtaaaagatgtcaatccgatagccacacgattgcttcacgatcaactcgatcttctactcgactaatacacgaccacatgccgagcgcttctcgatccatttcctactcgaccgttactcgatattttttgacatgtaaaaaaatatcgggtagAGAGCCCGACCattgccgacctacccgaccgcccccgatcacttatgccgaccgaaccagaccagtaccgcttggtcgggcttgatcgagttgatctgctCGGCGGTTGGAACCCAGCTAAAACGGTGGAGATCCAAACTGGTTGTTAAAAAGCGGTGTTCCTGTATAAAAGTTCATGTTCATATTCCAAATAGCCTCTTGTACGCTCGTGTTGTCAAAATTGAAAGCTGTTGGTGTATTGGTTAAATTTATTCGTTTACTTACATTGTTCGTATCGCATGTATTGTAGACAGTGTTTACGTCGAAACAGGTTTTGCTTGTATTTTCGTGCGATAATCCCGAGCTTTTTTTTGGCGGCTTCAAATGGTGATATGGTTTTTCTTTTCGTTGCCTTTTTTGCACTTTTGTTGacgtttttttctttatttttctttgGTGACATTAAGATAAGTATACAGGCTTCATTCTAATCCAAAAAttgtaattgtattcttgttaaaATCCATATTTTTACACAGTTTTAGTAGCACAAAAAATCCATGTCTGCACAcctgtgtgacgtcatttttcagaTGGACTAATTTAACGAAATACTGACAAGGCTTCCTATGGGGACATCAGTGTTTATGGATTTCTGCATGATGTTTATGGATTTCTGCATGATGTTTATGGATTTCTGCATGATGTTTATGGATTTCTGCATGATGTTTATGGATTTCTGCATGGTGTTTATGGATTTCTGCATGATGTTTATTAAACTGTTTATGTAATCACAAACTGTGTAAAAATACATATAAGGCATTCTAATAGACTCATGAAAAACTGTGAATGCAACTTTCAAcaaaatgatatcttgtatgTTATTATTTAGTTTCGTCTACAAAATAAGTTAAAGCTTAATATAGGGCTGtcatacttgcatggatgatgtTTTAAACACTTAGCAACATACCTACATCACCTGCCAtcgttttgaccttgacattgacatgATTTTGGAATAAAACTTATTCAGAAGGGCCAATTTATCAATAATCTGATGAGTGGTCCACTGCGGGGCATCAGCGATTATTGAATGCAGCAtcttgtttatgatatttttatttaatcacaAAACTTTGTAACAAATACAGATAATGCATTTAAATAGACCTTTATAAAGCATTGTTACTGTAACTTTCTATTAAATTATATCTTTTTTTGTGGTAATTATGGAAGTTGTTATTAAACTTGAGAGTTTTTTCTTGcaaaactttttttctttcttgtcTGTTACTGAAGCTAGTAGCTTTTCTTGGCTGAAGATATTTCCTCCCTGTTGACTATGATActtttaattgtataatatacCTGGTTTTTCGTGCCAGTAGGAAAATTACTGTTTTAAGCTGTTGTTAAATAAGTAATTGAAAGTTTGAAGTAAGTAATATAATACCCAGTATTTCAGTGATTTCACAAAATCCCATTCACCCATCACTGCATAATGCGTATGTTTCGATATCCTGATCAAGGAATGTTATTTACCCTGGGTAGATTGTAATTGTTCATATACTCTGCATACAAactttaaaataacatgttttcctTTCAATCTGTTTAAGGCAATCTTTATATAGGGAAAATATGTATATCGATTTATGATTAATCTTTGTAAATACCCGGTAATCTTTATGTGTGACTGGTTTTATATCCAATAGATATCAACGATATTATCTCTTAGAGTTTTAATACTCACCAAATATATCTggagcttattgttctttttttttaagagttaTGTTTTGGGTAAACCAGATTGACTGCACAGTTCATGTGTGTAAAGCATTATCCAATTTCCACACCGTCTAATACGGGACAAGACTTTCCATTTTTACTAAATTCTAAATGTTTAAACGTAAAAATTGTAGTGAGCAGTTTACATCTTCAATATAATACACTGCAACTCGGTTATATCGCgatgtccaatatatcgcgagtcGGCCGTGGACCCCATACTTTACCCACTTTAAATTTCTGTGTAATCCGATATTCATTAATTCAgtttttttcagtttgtttttctTCATTGTGCATCTCATTCACGCTGGTGTACTGCGACAAACACTAACCTTTCTTGCCCGACATCAAAGGTCATTTCGCATGTCACCTTTCACAACATTGTATGTTGAATTTCCTTTGATCTG carries:
- the LOC127870121 gene encoding uncharacterized protein LOC127870121, translated to MKNTTPSPRDGYDIALYGISDGTFYGIHIPAIICIVTSFTCAVVTLVLSFWSKSYRTFFSSWSKSDRFVVYMAMCDGLFNMSHFSDHMHILIARSHVYPRGLCKFYGFMLVEFTSAQVMLVNIIAINAFVLIRTDKKIKFGTRDWRLLLWTFGAPFVGATIAAGLEQFGPNGTSCYFDAVKGSTAQMWFTTVPILLIFSTNAVLYFLTWLRIRQETEIIMQSLGNQCTSRKASIRAAQTMLLFVVAFFIQWGALSLFGLWNIITAKVPQPLYFIVVILSNIGGVLNLVVFLIIRRRQHGTGKSDKKINTPDTNSSTSRL